One genomic segment of Pseudonocardia sp. T1-2H includes these proteins:
- a CDS encoding rod shape-determining protein, whose amino-acid sequence MADLGIDLGTANTVVCHADDGILFDEPSVLLLRGARARRGRIVAIGREASELIGRAPVGLTAMRPLHDGVIVDLETAQLYLQAVLRRIARRPWLRGRGRVVIGVPSGATTLERRALLEAADEAGMSGTTVLDESIAGAVGCGIDPLERRVHMVVDVGGGTAEATAFCFGGVLASRSCRVAGDEMTVAVHQHLREHHQLVVGEQAAEEVKVQAGFDVEPSLVVHGRDIGSGRPRLETIPVAEIAEVLRPITDTIVRTLAGCLDDLPPQAAGDVLADGILIFGGAALTSGFDQGLERAFGLPVKRAENPLTCVAEGAARCLRSPGVLEAYGRS is encoded by the coding sequence GTGGCCGATCTCGGGATCGATCTCGGCACCGCGAACACCGTCGTGTGCCACGCCGACGACGGCATCCTGTTCGACGAGCCGTCGGTACTCCTGCTGCGCGGCGCGCGCGCCCGTCGCGGGCGGATCGTGGCGATCGGCCGGGAGGCGTCGGAGCTGATCGGGCGGGCACCCGTGGGGTTGACCGCGATGCGGCCCCTGCACGACGGCGTGATCGTCGACCTGGAGACGGCGCAGCTCTACCTGCAGGCCGTCCTCCGCCGGATCGCGCGGCGCCCCTGGCTGCGGGGCAGGGGCCGGGTGGTCATCGGCGTGCCCAGCGGTGCCACGACGCTGGAACGGCGTGCGCTGCTGGAGGCTGCGGACGAGGCCGGCATGAGCGGCACGACGGTGCTCGACGAGTCCATCGCCGGCGCGGTCGGCTGTGGGATCGACCCGCTGGAGCGGCGTGTCCACATGGTCGTCGACGTAGGAGGGGGTACCGCGGAGGCGACGGCGTTCTGTTTCGGCGGCGTGCTCGCCTCCCGGTCCTGCCGGGTCGCCGGCGACGAGATGACGGTCGCGGTCCACCAGCACCTGCGCGAACACCACCAGCTCGTCGTGGGCGAGCAGGCGGCCGAGGAGGTCAAGGTCCAGGCCGGTTTCGACGTCGAGCCCAGCCTCGTCGTGCACGGGCGGGACATCGGGTCGGGCCGCCCGCGGCTCGAGACGATCCCGGTCGCGGAGATCGCGGAGGTCCTGCGGCCGATCACCGACACGATCGTCCGGACGCTCGCGGGGTGCCTGGACGACCTGCCGCCGCAGGCCGCCGGCGACGTGCTGGCCGACGGAATCCTGATATTCGGCGGGGCCGCCCTCACCAGCGGGTTCGACCAGGGCCTCGAGCGGGCGTTCGGCCTGCCGGTGAAACGGGCCGAGAACCCGCTGACCTGCGTCGCCGAGGGTGCCGCGCGGTGCCTGCGGAGCCCGGGCGTGCTGGAGGCCTACGGCCGCAGCTGA
- a CDS encoding DUF1918 domain-containing protein yields MHAKRGDHIIIDTQTLDVARRRGEVVEVLGEGETEHYQVRWQDGHESVYFPGPNAHVESAADSA; encoded by the coding sequence ATGCATGCCAAGCGCGGTGACCACATCATCATCGACACGCAGACCTTGGACGTTGCGCGCCGCCGGGGGGAGGTCGTCGAGGTCCTCGGCGAGGGGGAGACCGAGCACTACCAGGTGCGCTGGCAGGACGGGCACGAGTCGGTGTACTTCCCCGGCCCGAACGCCCACGTCGAGTCCGCCGCCGACTCGGCCTGA
- a CDS encoding MarR family winged helix-turn-helix transcriptional regulator: MGHPADGDSAATDFLSFAEVAVDTTAERLPGIDRSAMQMVLLLHRVSSSIVYDLESTVHRPAGWSWSAFRLLFTLWVAGPHESRQVAHLSGMSRAAVSSLTKTLSASGLLARRSDERDRRAVILSLTERGADALETTFRAHNEREARWASLVTEDELATLNGVLTKLARAAQGQEWISRRS; this comes from the coding sequence ATGGGTCATCCCGCCGACGGCGACAGCGCGGCCACCGATTTCCTCTCCTTCGCCGAGGTCGCGGTCGACACCACCGCCGAGCGGCTCCCGGGCATCGACCGCTCCGCCATGCAGATGGTGCTGCTCCTGCACCGCGTGTCGAGCTCGATCGTCTACGACCTCGAATCCACCGTGCACCGGCCGGCGGGCTGGAGCTGGTCGGCGTTCCGTCTGCTGTTCACCCTCTGGGTCGCCGGGCCACACGAGTCCCGTCAGGTCGCCCACCTCTCCGGGATGAGCCGCGCCGCGGTCTCGAGCCTGACGAAGACGCTCAGCGCGTCGGGCCTGCTCGCCCGACGGTCGGACGAGCGCGATCGGCGGGCCGTCATCCTCTCGCTCACCGAGCGCGGAGCCGACGCGCTGGAGACGACGTTCCGGGCGCACAACGAGCGTGAGGCGAGGTGGGCCTCGCTGGTCACCGAGGACGAGCTCGCCACGCTCAACGGCGTGTTGACGAAGCTCGCGCGGGCGGCGCAAGGCCAGGAGTGGATCAGCCGGCGCTCCTGA
- a CDS encoding FtsW/RodA/SpoVE family cell cycle protein, whose translation MLIVESGGSPGTPHEPPPNERLRRKDSGGIAFDVLAILAALVLVGLGLANLEAVEGPATAARQAAVGAVGIVLVGVLWRFRVGLLVVLGWVTYLLAVLLLGAVLVIGLSANGATRWIGIGGFTFQPSELAKLGLLLVLAAVLGSDRAPWQRFVFAIGLALVPIGLTLLQPDLSTTTLLAVLTVAMLIIGRVPARFLLPMFAAAAVATPLVIGMLRPYQVERLGSFLVGAHVSPTGAGWAVQQARIALGSGSLFGRSGEPLTDLLAQYLPERESDLALASVVEQFGLVAGGLVVVAAIVLVWRIALASRAPRTPHGALVGGGLAVLLGVEIIVSLGGNLGLLPLAGVPFPLLSIGGTALLVHLVALGVVLGVRRDGARRRLWAVPRWRARPRLVRATAVALTGLLVAFGLYGWNVQAAEGAALTAAGQVQMTRCIRLPAQRGMITDRHGAPLATGTAGSAAGIDQVVAVPALLRSRPDDVARLAALTAQPVDAVRAALDGVPATTLALRVADVPRATGNAVAAAGINGVLVVPEPRRSYPTGPLLGPVLGFAGVATPADLERWPDLPPGEIVGRAGLEQQYDAVLRGTNGQQCVYVTPSGVPVAMGARTEPVPGANLRLSLDLGLQQQLTSSLETALRGQRSPSAIGAAVAMDPRDGQVLAIASLPSYDNNVYGPPIDPAGLQAAEAAPGHPMIEHVTQAAVPPGSTFKLVVGAADVAHPVFRPEQVIPTGASFTLGDHTFGNWQPMGPMDLVQSLAWSNDVYFYKLANALGPDPIIDAAHALGVGSPTGIDLPAESAGYLGTPRSVHEGGGVWYGGSTVILGIGQGYLQVTPLQNARWTAGVATGRLVTPRLGLATGTGGGAFTSLPATASTPIPFAGALGPVRDGMRAAVTGGTATRLAGLPVPVGAKSGTAEDGSLSADSYDNWMTAAAPMPDPGVVMTALVQGPGKGANNAGIVVADGLRYYLDHQADVLATPPVQSP comes from the coding sequence GTGCTGATCGTGGAGAGTGGTGGTTCGCCGGGAACGCCGCACGAGCCCCCGCCGAACGAGAGGCTGCGGCGCAAGGACTCCGGCGGCATCGCCTTCGACGTGCTGGCTATCCTCGCCGCGCTCGTCCTGGTCGGGCTCGGACTGGCCAACCTCGAGGCGGTCGAGGGACCGGCCACGGCGGCCCGGCAGGCGGCGGTCGGCGCCGTCGGGATCGTCCTCGTGGGGGTCCTGTGGCGGTTCCGGGTGGGGTTGCTGGTCGTCCTCGGCTGGGTCACCTACCTCCTCGCCGTGCTGCTGCTCGGCGCCGTGCTGGTCATCGGCCTCTCGGCGAACGGCGCCACCCGGTGGATCGGCATCGGAGGGTTCACGTTCCAGCCCTCCGAACTGGCCAAGCTCGGGCTGCTGCTCGTGCTCGCCGCGGTCCTCGGTTCGGACCGCGCCCCGTGGCAGCGCTTCGTGTTCGCGATCGGGCTCGCGCTGGTGCCGATCGGGCTCACGCTGCTCCAGCCGGACCTCAGCACCACGACCCTGCTGGCCGTGCTCACGGTCGCGATGCTGATCATCGGCCGGGTGCCGGCGCGCTTCCTGCTGCCCATGTTCGCGGCCGCCGCCGTGGCGACGCCGCTGGTCATCGGGATGTTACGGCCCTACCAGGTAGAGCGGCTCGGCAGCTTCCTCGTCGGCGCGCACGTGTCTCCCACGGGCGCGGGCTGGGCGGTGCAGCAGGCGCGGATCGCCCTGGGCTCGGGGTCGCTCTTCGGTCGCTCGGGCGAGCCGCTGACCGACCTGCTGGCCCAGTACCTGCCCGAGCGGGAGTCCGACCTCGCGCTGGCCAGCGTCGTCGAACAGTTCGGTCTGGTCGCGGGCGGCCTCGTCGTCGTGGCGGCGATCGTGCTGGTGTGGCGGATCGCGCTGGCCAGCCGGGCGCCCCGCACGCCGCACGGGGCCCTCGTCGGCGGCGGTCTGGCGGTCCTGCTCGGGGTGGAGATCATCGTGTCGCTGGGAGGCAACCTCGGGTTGCTGCCGCTGGCCGGGGTGCCGTTCCCGCTGCTCAGCATCGGGGGGACGGCGCTTCTGGTGCACCTCGTGGCGCTCGGGGTCGTCCTCGGGGTGCGCCGGGACGGGGCGCGTCGGCGGCTGTGGGCGGTGCCGCGCTGGCGCGCCAGGCCCCGGCTGGTGCGGGCGACCGCGGTGGCGCTGACCGGGCTGCTCGTGGCGTTCGGGCTCTACGGCTGGAACGTGCAGGCCGCCGAGGGCGCGGCCCTGACCGCGGCGGGGCAGGTGCAGATGACGCGCTGCATCCGGCTCCCCGCCCAACGCGGGATGATCACCGATCGGCACGGCGCCCCGCTCGCCACCGGCACCGCCGGCTCCGCCGCCGGGATCGACCAGGTCGTCGCCGTGCCCGCCCTGCTGCGGTCCCGACCCGACGACGTCGCCCGGCTCGCCGCGCTCACCGCGCAGCCGGTCGACGCGGTGCGCGCCGCCCTCGACGGCGTGCCCGCGACCACCCTCGCGCTCCGGGTGGCCGACGTCCCCCGGGCCACCGGGAACGCGGTCGCCGCGGCCGGAATCAACGGCGTGCTGGTCGTGCCGGAGCCGCGGCGGTCCTACCCGACGGGCCCTCTCCTCGGCCCGGTCCTCGGGTTCGCGGGGGTGGCCACGCCCGCCGACCTCGAGCGGTGGCCCGACCTGCCCCCGGGCGAGATCGTCGGCCGCGCGGGCCTGGAGCAGCAGTACGACGCGGTCCTGCGCGGGACGAACGGCCAGCAGTGCGTGTACGTCACGCCGTCGGGCGTACCGGTGGCGATGGGCGCGCGCACGGAGCCGGTGCCGGGCGCGAACCTGAGGCTGTCGCTGGATCTGGGGCTGCAGCAGCAGCTGACCAGCAGCCTCGAGACGGCGCTGCGGGGCCAGCGGAGCCCGAGCGCGATCGGCGCGGCCGTCGCGATGGACCCGCGCGACGGCCAGGTCCTCGCGATCGCGAGCCTGCCCTCCTACGACAACAACGTCTACGGTCCGCCGATCGACCCGGCCGGGCTGCAGGCCGCCGAGGCGGCACCGGGGCACCCCATGATCGAGCACGTGACCCAGGCCGCCGTGCCGCCGGGATCGACGTTCAAGCTGGTCGTGGGCGCGGCCGATGTCGCGCATCCGGTGTTCCGGCCCGAGCAGGTGATCCCCACCGGGGCGAGCTTCACCCTCGGCGACCACACGTTCGGCAACTGGCAGCCGATGGGCCCGATGGACCTCGTCCAGTCCCTCGCCTGGTCGAACGACGTGTACTTCTACAAGCTGGCCAACGCGCTGGGGCCCGATCCGATCATCGACGCCGCCCACGCGCTCGGGGTGGGCTCCCCGACCGGGATCGACCTGCCCGCGGAGTCGGCGGGCTACCTCGGCACCCCCCGGTCGGTGCACGAGGGCGGCGGCGTCTGGTACGGCGGCTCGACGGTGATCCTCGGCATCGGGCAGGGCTACCTGCAGGTCACGCCGTTGCAGAACGCCCGGTGGACGGCCGGCGTCGCCACCGGCCGGCTCGTCACCCCGCGGCTGGGCCTGGCCACCGGCACCGGTGGCGGCGCGTTCACCTCCCTGCCCGCCACCGCGTCGACCCCGATCCCGTTCGCCGGCGCCCTCGGCCCGGTCCGCGACGGGATGCGGGCGGCCGTGACCGGGGGGACCGCCACCCGGCTCGCGGGCCTGCCCGTCCCGGTGGGGGCGAAGTCCGGGACCGCGGAGGACGGGAGCCTGTCCGCCGACAGCTACGACAACTGGATGACCGCCGCCGCGCCGATGCCGGACCCGGGCGTGGTCATGACGGCGCTGGTCCAGGGCCCCGGCAAGGGCGCCAACAACGCAGGGATCGTGGTCGCGGACGGACTGCGCTACTACCTCGACCACCAGGCCGACGTGCTCGCGACCCCGCCGGTGCAGTCGCCGTAG
- a CDS encoding FAD-dependent monooxygenase, with the protein MSSTSWPHGPVAVLGAGPVGQTTALLLARWGVPTVVLDRRPERDPVGSKAICQQRDVLDVWESVGAGARIAAEGVTWTTARTFHRDAELFSYEFAEPGRPAFPPFVNISQTRSEEILDELIVREALVDLRWGHRVVDVAQDDDGVTVRCETAAGPVEFRAPYLVACGGARSDELRRLLGVSFDGHTFDDRFLICDIRADLPGWAGERRFYFDPEWNPGRQVLIHPCPDSTFRIDWQVPAGYDLDAEVASGALDARIRQIIGDADYEIVWKSVYRFHSRCVDRMRCGRVLIAGDAAHLVSPFGARGLNSGVADAENAAWKIAYVGHGWAPEALLDSYHTERHAAAAENIAVTTATMDFLVPRTERQARHRAEILAAAATDPRSRDRVDSGRLAEPFWYVGSALTTPSVERPFAGRPPRGQSPAAGPGVLLPDAPVTMPGGGRGRARELARDGFLLLTAGAVDAVAVRDAAGAVPGPVRVLALAELDPDGILTEALDAHPGEVWVVRPDAHIAAVLTDPTIEEITAALHRAAAHPSPKEESPDGALQASR; encoded by the coding sequence ATGTCCTCCACATCCTGGCCCCATGGTCCGGTAGCCGTGCTCGGCGCCGGCCCGGTCGGGCAGACCACCGCACTGCTGCTGGCCCGCTGGGGTGTGCCGACGGTGGTGCTCGACCGGCGCCCCGAGCGGGACCCGGTCGGGTCGAAGGCCATCTGCCAGCAACGCGACGTGCTCGACGTGTGGGAGTCCGTCGGCGCCGGCGCCCGGATCGCCGCCGAGGGCGTCACCTGGACCACCGCGCGGACCTTCCACCGCGATGCGGAGCTGTTCAGCTACGAGTTCGCCGAGCCGGGCCGTCCGGCGTTCCCGCCGTTCGTCAACATCTCCCAGACCCGCAGCGAGGAGATCCTCGACGAGCTGATCGTCCGCGAGGCGCTGGTCGACCTGCGCTGGGGCCATCGAGTCGTCGACGTCGCGCAGGACGACGACGGTGTCACGGTCCGCTGTGAGACCGCGGCGGGCCCTGTCGAGTTCCGGGCGCCCTACCTGGTGGCGTGCGGTGGGGCCCGCAGCGATGAGCTGCGCCGCCTGCTCGGTGTCTCCTTCGACGGGCACACCTTCGACGACCGGTTCCTGATCTGCGACATACGGGCGGATCTGCCTGGCTGGGCCGGCGAGCGGCGCTTCTACTTCGACCCGGAGTGGAACCCGGGGCGTCAGGTGTTGATCCACCCGTGCCCGGACTCGACGTTCCGGATCGACTGGCAGGTCCCCGCCGGCTACGACCTCGACGCCGAGGTCGCCTCGGGCGCGCTGGACGCGCGGATCCGGCAGATCATCGGTGATGCCGACTACGAGATCGTGTGGAAGTCGGTCTACCGGTTCCACTCCCGCTGTGTGGACCGGATGCGGTGCGGCCGGGTCCTGATCGCCGGGGACGCGGCGCACCTGGTCTCGCCCTTCGGTGCCCGGGGCCTGAACTCGGGGGTGGCGGACGCCGAGAACGCCGCCTGGAAGATCGCCTACGTCGGCCACGGCTGGGCACCTGAGGCCCTGCTGGACAGCTACCACACCGAGCGGCACGCCGCGGCGGCGGAGAACATCGCCGTCACCACCGCGACCATGGACTTCCTCGTCCCCCGGACCGAGCGGCAGGCCCGGCACCGCGCCGAGATCCTCGCGGCCGCCGCCACGGACCCGCGGAGCAGGGACCGGGTGGATTCCGGGCGGCTCGCCGAACCGTTCTGGTACGTCGGCTCCGCCTTGACCACGCCGAGCGTCGAGCGGCCCTTCGCCGGTCGACCGCCACGCGGGCAGTCGCCGGCGGCCGGGCCGGGCGTGCTGCTGCCCGATGCCCCCGTCACCATGCCCGGCGGCGGGCGGGGCCGGGCCCGAGAGCTGGCCCGCGACGGTTTCCTGCTGCTCACGGCCGGTGCTGTCGACGCTGTCGCCGTGCGGGACGCCGCCGGGGCAGTGCCGGGCCCGGTCCGGGTCCTGGCCCTCGCGGAACTCGATCCGGACGGAATCCTCACCGAGGCGCTGGACGCGCACCCCGGCGAGGTGTGGGTCGTCCGGCCCGACGCGCACATCGCCGCGGTCCTCACCGACCCGACCATCGAAGAGATCACCGCGGCGCTGCACCGTGCCGCCGCGCACCCGTCACCGAAGGAGGAGAGCCCCGATGGCGCACTACAGGCGAGCCGGTGA
- a CDS encoding DUF2254 domain-containing protein: MAMLSLRLRHRLLASLWLVPLLCVLASIGLSLVTVAIDRAFEDRLIPMAITGTSDAVRTILSTIASTMVTLTTLVLTVTTVAIQLAMGQFSPRIVRALLQDRSSQLAYGLFASTFTFAILALREVGAVGGNTVPGLTVLVAYLLMLGSVATLFLYIHHSGNALRAAGLIDLVGDELHAQLDREYPADRPRSAPPDVVLSAEAGTVIEVDHPRLVAVARDAGCVLELVPMMGDYVPFDAPLFRIDGDPGRLDGDHVAGLVVLAAERTHEDDPAYGFRKLVDIAERSVAQPFNDPTTAIMVINRLHDCLRQLAGRRFPSGRHCDADGDVRLIERTLGWEGYVRLAFDELRLAGAASPQVPRRLRAALEDLKTVAPPDRHPPLDRQLDLLAAGVARGFDDGDDRRAALVPDQQGIGSGPDVEDGRAPTSSGDLASTARGRHD, encoded by the coding sequence ATGGCAATGCTGTCACTGCGCCTGCGTCACCGCCTGCTGGCGAGCCTGTGGCTCGTCCCCCTGCTGTGCGTGCTGGCCTCGATCGGGCTCTCCCTGGTCACGGTGGCGATCGACCGGGCCTTCGAGGACCGCTTGATCCCGATGGCGATCACCGGTACCTCGGACGCGGTCAGAACCATCCTGAGCACCATCGCGTCGACCATGGTCACGCTGACGACGCTCGTCCTGACGGTCACCACCGTGGCCATCCAACTCGCCATGGGGCAGTTCTCGCCGCGAATCGTGCGGGCGCTGCTCCAGGACCGGTCCAGCCAGCTCGCCTACGGACTGTTCGCCTCCACCTTCACCTTCGCGATACTGGCGTTGCGCGAGGTGGGGGCCGTCGGCGGCAACACCGTCCCCGGGCTGACCGTCCTGGTCGCCTACCTGCTGATGCTGGGCAGCGTCGCCACCCTCTTCCTCTACATCCACCACTCCGGCAACGCCCTGCGCGCCGCCGGGCTGATCGACCTGGTCGGCGACGAGCTCCATGCGCAACTCGACCGGGAGTACCCCGCCGACCGCCCCCGGTCCGCCCCGCCCGACGTCGTACTCAGCGCCGAGGCCGGAACCGTGATCGAGGTCGACCATCCCCGGCTGGTCGCGGTCGCCCGGGACGCCGGCTGCGTGCTCGAACTGGTCCCGATGATGGGCGATTACGTGCCCTTCGACGCGCCGCTGTTCCGGATCGACGGCGACCCGGGGCGTCTGGACGGCGATCACGTCGCCGGGCTCGTCGTCCTCGCGGCCGAACGAACCCACGAGGACGACCCGGCCTACGGCTTCCGCAAGCTCGTCGACATCGCCGAGCGCAGCGTCGCGCAGCCCTTCAACGACCCGACGACCGCCATCATGGTGATCAACCGGCTGCACGACTGCCTGCGCCAGCTCGCCGGCCGGCGCTTCCCGTCCGGGCGCCACTGCGACGCCGACGGCGACGTGCGGCTCATCGAGCGCACCCTCGGCTGGGAGGGCTACGTCCGGCTCGCGTTCGACGAACTCCGGCTCGCCGGAGCCGCCTCACCGCAGGTGCCGCGGCGCCTGCGGGCCGCGTTGGAGGACCTCAAGACCGTCGCCCCGCCGGACCGGCACCCGCCCCTGGACCGGCAGCTGGACCTCCTCGCCGCCGGGGTCGCCCGCGGGTTCGACGACGGCGACGACCGGCGCGCCGCGCTCGTCCCCGATCAGCAAGGGATCGGATCCGGGCCCGACGTCGAGGACGGCCGCGCGCCCACGTCGTCCGGCGACCTGGCGTCGACAGCCCGCGGCCGCCACGACTGA
- a CDS encoding MFS transporter: protein MTQTPDAGPSVEAGATGPASTAAPDAAQIRRVVGASLVGTTIEWYDFFIYASAASLVFGKLFFPALDGSTALLASFATLGVSFVARPIGGIVAGHLGDRFGRKSILVATLLLMGISTIGVGLLPGYASIGVAAPILLVVLRLLQGLSAGGEWGGAALMSVEHAPPGRRGYFGSFPQIGVPIGLLLANLVFFTVSALTTDEQFAAWGWRIPFLLSVVLIAVGFFVRSRVAESPVFTELRRRRARRSAPLAEVLRSNRRELVVAIGLFIANNMIGYILIAFINSYGTRTLKLSSTTMLFVGMVGAVAWGVFTLLAGRWSDRIGRRRTYLIGTLAMAVWAFPFFLLFDTRSIPLMLVAVIVMAFGLGLTYGPQAAAYAELFPAGVRYSGVSFAYAFGAILGGGFAPLLATWLIGLTGTSLSVSAYMLLACLVTLAAVLALRERSAAEREAFVIGSAPAGH from the coding sequence ATGACGCAAACCCCTGACGCCGGTCCGTCGGTCGAGGCCGGGGCCACCGGTCCGGCTTCCACGGCGGCCCCCGACGCCGCCCAGATCCGCCGCGTCGTCGGCGCGAGCCTGGTCGGCACGACGATCGAGTGGTACGACTTCTTCATCTACGCCTCGGCCGCGAGCCTGGTGTTCGGCAAGCTCTTCTTCCCGGCGCTCGACGGCTCGACCGCCCTGCTGGCCTCCTTCGCCACCCTGGGCGTGAGCTTCGTGGCGCGGCCGATCGGCGGGATCGTCGCCGGGCACCTCGGGGACCGCTTCGGCCGCAAGTCGATCCTCGTCGCGACCCTGCTGCTGATGGGCATCTCGACGATCGGCGTCGGCCTGCTCCCCGGCTACGCCTCGATCGGCGTGGCCGCGCCGATCCTGCTCGTCGTCCTGCGCCTGCTGCAGGGCCTCTCCGCCGGCGGCGAGTGGGGCGGCGCCGCACTGATGTCCGTCGAACACGCCCCGCCGGGGCGCCGCGGATACTTCGGGTCGTTCCCGCAGATCGGCGTGCCGATCGGCCTGCTGCTGGCGAACCTGGTGTTCTTCACCGTCTCGGCCCTGACGACGGACGAGCAGTTCGCGGCGTGGGGCTGGCGGATCCCGTTCCTGCTCAGCGTCGTCCTGATCGCCGTCGGGTTCTTCGTGCGGTCCCGCGTGGCGGAGAGCCCGGTGTTCACCGAGCTGCGCCGCCGCCGCGCCCGCCGCTCCGCGCCGCTCGCCGAGGTCCTGCGCTCCAACCGCCGCGAGCTCGTCGTCGCGATCGGCCTGTTCATCGCGAACAACATGATCGGCTACATCCTCATCGCCTTCATCAACTCCTACGGCACCCGCACGCTGAAGCTGTCGAGCACGACGATGCTGTTCGTCGGGATGGTCGGCGCCGTCGCGTGGGGTGTGTTCACGCTGCTCGCCGGCCGCTGGTCCGACCGGATCGGGCGCCGCCGGACGTACCTGATCGGCACGCTCGCGATGGCGGTGTGGGCCTTCCCGTTCTTCCTGCTGTTCGACACCCGCTCGATCCCGCTGATGCTGGTCGCGGTGATCGTGATGGCCTTCGGACTGGGCCTCACCTACGGGCCGCAGGCCGCCGCCTACGCCGAGCTGTTCCCGGCCGGGGTCCGCTACAGCGGGGTCTCGTTCGCCTACGCCTTCGGCGCGATCCTGGGCGGCGGCTTCGCACCGCTGCTGGCCACCTGGCTGATCGGGCTGACCGGCACGTCGTTGTCGGTCTCGGCCTACATGCTGCTCGCCTGCCTGGTCACCCTCGCCGCCGTTCTCGCCCTGCGCGAGCGCTCCGCGGCCGAGCGGGAGGCCTTCGTCATCGGGTCGGCCCCGGCCGGCCACTGA
- a CDS encoding MBL fold metallo-hydrolase, translating into MAKPFASSADTAPKEQTLEVLADGVYALTAEGDPNIGAIEGEDFLVCFEALATPVAAAKWLKKLREYTDKPVRYLVLSHYHAVRVLGASAFDAEVIVSHENTRALVEERGKQDWASEFARMPRLAEAADSVPGLTWPTLTFSDRLTIDLGGGRGDLVLQYHGRGHTEGDIVAWLPRHRILFAGDLVEAEAALYTGDAFHREWTSSTLDRLAALGAEQLVGGRGDVSKGRAQVDAAIAKTRGFLDTMLREVGAVQQRGGTLKEAFEATHAALVEDFGSWPIFEHCLPFDVSRVWDELSGIERPVIWTAERDQEVWAQLQS; encoded by the coding sequence ATGGCTAAACCGTTCGCCTCGTCCGCCGACACCGCGCCCAAGGAGCAGACCCTCGAGGTCCTCGCCGACGGCGTCTATGCCCTCACCGCCGAGGGTGACCCGAACATCGGGGCGATCGAGGGCGAGGATTTCCTCGTCTGTTTCGAGGCCCTCGCGACCCCGGTCGCGGCGGCGAAGTGGCTGAAGAAGCTGCGCGAGTACACCGACAAGCCGGTCCGTTACCTGGTGCTGAGCCACTACCACGCGGTCCGGGTGCTCGGGGCGAGCGCGTTCGACGCCGAGGTGATCGTCTCCCACGAGAACACCCGGGCGTTGGTGGAGGAGCGCGGCAAGCAGGACTGGGCGAGCGAGTTCGCGCGGATGCCGCGGCTGGCCGAGGCCGCGGACTCGGTGCCGGGGCTGACCTGGCCGACGTTGACGTTCTCCGACCGGCTCACCATCGACCTCGGCGGGGGCCGGGGGGATCTGGTGCTGCAGTACCACGGCCGCGGGCACACCGAGGGCGACATCGTGGCCTGGCTGCCCCGGCACCGGATCCTCTTCGCCGGGGATCTGGTGGAGGCCGAGGCCGCGCTCTACACCGGGGATGCGTTCCACCGGGAGTGGACGTCCTCCACCCTGGATCGGCTGGCTGCGCTGGGGGCGGAGCAGCTCGTCGGTGGGCGCGGGGACGTCAGCAAGGGCCGCGCGCAGGTTGACGCGGCGATCGCGAAGACCCGCGGGTTCCTGGACACGATGCTGCGTGAGGTCGGCGCGGTGCAGCAGCGCGGCGGCACGCTGAAGGAGGCCTTCGAGGCCACCCACGCGGCCCTGGTCGAGGACTTCGGCAGCTGGCCGATCTTCGAGCACTGCCTGCCGTTCGACGTGTCCCGGGTCTGGGACGAGCTCTCGGGCATCGAGCGCCCGGTCATCTGGACCGCCGAGCGCGACCAGGAGGTCTGGGCCCAGCTGCAGAGCTGA